A portion of the Microlunatus phosphovorus NM-1 genome contains these proteins:
- a CDS encoding metallophosphoesterase family protein has protein sequence MRVLALSDTHAPRFWKRCPRAVAVHAEQADLILHAGDVCIPEVLDELSAFAPVRVVLGNNDGPEVAAWGAPESLELDLEGLRVAMIHDAGSKDGRLARMKRRFPAADLVIFGHSHIPMDVADDRLRMVNPGSPTDKRRQPFRTLAELIITDGRLASAVIHDLP, from the coding sequence GTGCGAGTCCTGGCCCTGTCCGACACCCATGCGCCCCGATTCTGGAAGCGCTGTCCCCGTGCGGTCGCCGTGCATGCGGAGCAGGCCGACCTGATCCTGCACGCGGGCGATGTCTGCATCCCCGAGGTGCTGGACGAGTTGTCCGCGTTTGCGCCCGTACGCGTGGTGCTGGGCAACAACGACGGTCCCGAGGTCGCGGCTTGGGGCGCACCCGAGAGCCTCGAGCTCGACCTGGAAGGACTGCGGGTGGCGATGATCCACGATGCCGGTTCAAAGGACGGTCGGCTGGCGCGCATGAAGCGCCGCTTTCCCGCCGCCGACCTGGTGATCTTCGGACACTCCCATATCCCGATGGACGTGGCCGATGATCGGCTACGCATGGTCAACCCCGGCTCGCCGACCGACAAGCGGCGGCAGCCGTTCCGCACACTGGCGGAACTGATCATCACCGACGGTCGACTGGCATCCGCGGTGATCCATGACCTTCCCTGA
- a CDS encoding multidrug effflux MFS transporter — MSRSLTLVLALLTVFGPISMDLYLPVLPRLAADLDAGTSAAQLTITACLVGLAAGQIIAGPLSDRFGRRRPLIIGVSSYVVASVACALSPSIEILIAARLLQGLAGATGVVIAQAAGRDLYSGAALVRYYGRLTVLAGCAAIVGPLVGGQLARLTDWRGIFVFLAAVGAAILLAVLLIFRESLPIESRTAGGLSHFRANVRVLLADRRFLGTALTISFLNGAVFAYLSGATFVLQGIYGLTPQQYSYAFGLGSLAYVLSGFVSGRLSERWSSTGTLALGLGIAVTGAAGILAAGTAGLPLWVILASIVLLTSGVATSTPPATALALADYARVAGTAASLLGLGRYAFGAIAAPLVGLAGEHTAVPLGVVALACSVLAAASHLLTRHR, encoded by the coding sequence GTGAGCCGATCGCTGACGCTCGTGTTGGCGCTGCTGACGGTGTTCGGTCCTATCTCGATGGATCTGTACCTGCCGGTGCTGCCGCGGCTGGCCGCCGATCTGGACGCAGGCACCTCGGCCGCGCAGCTGACCATCACCGCATGTCTGGTCGGACTGGCGGCGGGGCAGATCATCGCCGGTCCGCTGTCGGATCGGTTCGGTCGTCGGCGCCCGCTGATCATCGGGGTGAGCAGCTACGTGGTCGCCTCGGTCGCGTGTGCGTTGAGCCCCAGCATCGAGATCTTGATCGCCGCCCGGCTGCTACAGGGTCTGGCCGGCGCCACGGGGGTGGTGATCGCTCAAGCGGCAGGTCGGGATCTGTACTCGGGCGCTGCGCTGGTCCGCTACTACGGTCGGCTCACCGTGCTGGCCGGCTGTGCCGCGATCGTCGGCCCGCTGGTCGGTGGTCAGTTGGCCAGGCTCACCGACTGGCGCGGCATCTTCGTGTTCCTCGCCGCCGTGGGTGCGGCGATCCTGCTCGCCGTGCTGCTGATCTTCCGTGAGTCGTTGCCGATCGAGTCCCGTACGGCAGGTGGCCTGTCCCACTTCCGAGCCAACGTGCGCGTGCTGTTGGCCGACCGACGCTTCCTGGGCACCGCACTGACCATCAGCTTCCTCAACGGGGCGGTGTTCGCCTATCTCAGCGGCGCCACCTTCGTCCTGCAGGGCATCTACGGTCTGACGCCGCAGCAGTACTCCTACGCCTTCGGGCTGGGCTCGCTCGCGTACGTGCTCAGTGGCTTCGTCTCCGGTCGATTGAGCGAGCGCTGGTCGTCCACCGGCACCTTGGCCCTCGGTCTCGGAATCGCGGTGACCGGAGCGGCGGGCATTCTCGCCGCCGGCACCGCCGGCCTGCCGCTGTGGGTGATCCTGGCCTCGATCGTGCTGCTGACCAGCGGTGTGGCGACCAGCACGCCGCCGGCCACGGCGCTGGCGCTGGCCGACTATGCCCGCGTCGCCGGCACTGCGGCCTCGCTGCTCGGGCTGGGTCGCTATGCGTTCGGTGCGATCGCCGCCCCGCTCGTCGGACTCGCCGGTGAGCACACCGCGGTCCCCTTGGGAGTGGTCGCCCTCGCCTGCTCGGTCCTCGCCGCGGCGTCCCATCTTCTCACTCGCCACCGATAA
- a CDS encoding aspartate aminotransferase family protein has translation MTVLSTENQPAQAVASASASRASEHLWMHFTRMSSYDQAPVPTIVRGDGAYIWDERGKRYLDGLAGLFTVQVGHGRRELAEAAAKQAAQLAYFPIWSYAHPAAVELAERIADLAPGEINRVFFTTGGGEAVESAWKLAKQYFKEIGKPLKHKVISRAVAYHGTPQGALSLTGIPAAKQQFEPLVPGAHKVPNTNFYRAPEHGDDEVAFGRWAADQIAQAIEMEGPDTVAAVFLEPVQNSGGCFPPPPGYFERVREICDRYDVLLVSDEVICAFGRLGHMFGAERFGYQPDIITCAKGITSGYAPLGAMLVSDRVYEPFASGATTFMHGYTFGGHPVSAAVALANLDLFERDGLLDHVRSNEGAFRATLDRLRELPIVGDVRGAGYFYGIELVKDKATKLTFNADESERLLRGFLSKALFDAGLYCRADDRGDPVIQLSPPLICDQQQFDEIEQILRSVLTEAWSLL, from the coding sequence ATGACAGTGTTGTCCACCGAGAATCAGCCGGCTCAAGCCGTCGCCAGTGCCTCAGCGAGTCGTGCGTCCGAGCACCTGTGGATGCATTTCACCCGGATGTCGAGCTACGACCAGGCGCCGGTGCCGACCATCGTGCGGGGCGACGGGGCGTATATCTGGGATGAGCGGGGCAAGCGCTATCTCGATGGACTTGCTGGACTCTTCACCGTGCAGGTCGGTCATGGCCGCCGGGAGCTGGCCGAGGCGGCTGCCAAGCAGGCCGCCCAGCTGGCCTACTTCCCGATCTGGTCCTACGCCCACCCAGCCGCTGTCGAGCTGGCCGAGCGGATCGCCGATCTGGCTCCGGGGGAGATCAACCGGGTCTTCTTCACCACCGGCGGCGGGGAAGCGGTGGAGAGCGCCTGGAAGCTGGCGAAGCAGTACTTCAAGGAGATCGGCAAGCCGCTGAAGCACAAGGTGATCTCGCGTGCGGTGGCTTACCACGGGACCCCGCAAGGCGCGCTGTCGCTGACCGGGATCCCCGCGGCGAAGCAGCAGTTCGAGCCGCTCGTGCCCGGCGCGCACAAGGTGCCGAACACCAATTTCTACCGCGCTCCGGAGCACGGCGACGACGAGGTCGCGTTCGGGCGCTGGGCTGCCGATCAGATCGCCCAGGCGATCGAGATGGAGGGCCCGGACACGGTCGCGGCGGTGTTCTTGGAGCCGGTGCAGAACTCCGGCGGCTGCTTCCCGCCACCGCCGGGCTATTTCGAGCGGGTGCGGGAGATCTGCGACCGGTATGACGTCCTGCTGGTCAGCGACGAGGTGATCTGCGCGTTCGGCCGACTGGGTCACATGTTCGGCGCGGAGCGCTTTGGCTACCAGCCCGACATCATCACCTGTGCCAAGGGGATCACTTCCGGGTACGCCCCGCTGGGCGCGATGCTGGTCTCGGATCGGGTCTACGAGCCGTTCGCCTCGGGTGCGACGACCTTCATGCACGGCTATACCTTCGGCGGGCACCCGGTCTCGGCCGCGGTGGCGTTGGCCAATCTCGATCTGTTCGAGCGGGACGGGCTGCTCGACCACGTCCGGAGCAACGAGGGTGCCTTCCGGGCGACCTTGGACCGGCTGCGGGAGCTGCCGATCGTCGGCGACGTCCGCGGTGCCGGCTACTTCTACGGCATCGAGCTGGTGAAGGACAAGGCCACCAAGCTCACCTTCAACGCCGACGAGTCGGAGCGGCTGCTGCGCGGCTTCTTGTCCAAAGCCCTCTTCGACGCGGGCCTCTATTGCCGCGCCGACGATCGGGGCGACCCGGTGATTCAGCTGTCTCCGCCGCTGATCTGCGATCAGCAGCAGTTCGACGAGATCGAGCAGATCCTCCGCTCCGTGCTCACCGAGGCCTGGTCGCTGTTGTAG
- a CDS encoding TetR/AcrR family transcriptional regulator, whose product MSTTRAYDSAKRAEAARLTRRRILDVARSQFLETGYHGTTISALARAARVSPQTIYNTFGGKAEVLKAVYDVLLAGDDEPIALNDRPEIARVRSQSSAPETLRAYASVARLLFGRVGPLLGVVLAEGAGSDTELADFLATIDRERRIGNAGVVKHLAERFGLAEGLTVEQLVDHVWTLTAPDNGDRLVRRCGWSLDAYEHWLAEGLIAGLGTLGG is encoded by the coding sequence ATGTCAACCACCCGTGCGTACGACAGTGCGAAACGCGCCGAGGCTGCCCGACTCACCCGTCGGCGGATCCTGGATGTCGCACGCTCGCAGTTCCTCGAGACCGGCTATCACGGCACGACGATCTCGGCTCTCGCACGGGCCGCGCGGGTCAGTCCGCAGACGATCTACAACACTTTCGGGGGGAAGGCGGAGGTGCTGAAGGCGGTCTACGACGTCCTGCTGGCCGGAGACGACGAGCCGATTGCCCTGAACGACCGGCCCGAGATCGCCAGGGTCCGCAGCCAAAGCAGCGCACCGGAGACACTGCGGGCGTACGCGTCCGTCGCCCGGCTGCTCTTCGGCCGGGTGGGTCCGCTCCTCGGGGTGGTGCTCGCCGAGGGAGCGGGGTCCGACACGGAGCTGGCCGACTTCTTGGCCACGATCGACCGGGAACGGCGGATCGGCAACGCCGGTGTCGTCAAGCACCTGGCTGAGAGGTTCGGTCTCGCCGAGGGGCTCACGGTCGAGCAGTTGGTCGATCACGTGTGGACGTTGACGGCCCCGGACAACGGAGATCGGCTGGTCCGTCGCTGCGGTTGGTCGCTCGATGCGTACGAGCACTGGCTCGCGGAGGGACTGATCGCCGGACTCGGGACGCTGGGCGGCTGA
- a CDS encoding ester cyclase → MFTDTTPMTTTNPALPAAQAVFDAINSHDLSCLDSAVTSDFVDHGSPFPLPPGPDGYRQILTYVTQVLAIRYEKLDEFVTEDRIVIRAVAHGVAVAPIHGEQFAGRPYTMPTIHIYRTEGDRLAEHWGVRDELGVLQQIGALPTPSMPSAPTPGHDAPDSQR, encoded by the coding sequence ATGTTCACCGACACGACGCCGATGACGACGACCAACCCGGCACTGCCCGCCGCCCAGGCGGTCTTCGACGCGATCAACTCCCATGACCTGAGCTGCTTGGACAGCGCCGTGACCAGCGACTTCGTCGACCACGGCTCGCCGTTCCCGCTGCCGCCAGGCCCGGACGGCTACCGCCAGATCCTCACCTATGTCACCCAGGTGCTGGCGATCCGCTACGAGAAGCTCGACGAGTTCGTCACCGAGGACCGGATCGTCATCCGGGCGGTTGCCCACGGCGTGGCGGTCGCGCCGATCCACGGCGAGCAGTTCGCCGGCCGTCCGTACACGATGCCGACGATCCATATCTATCGGACCGAGGGCGACCGACTGGCCGAGCACTGGGGTGTCCGCGACGAACTCGGCGTCCTGCAGCAGATCGGCGCCCTACCAACACCATCCATGCCGTCAGCACCGACCCCCGGGCACGACGCGCCTGACAGTCAGCGATAG